DNA from Candidatus Lokiarchaeota archaeon:
AAGCACTGATTGAAGAAGGAGCGAATGTACTCATCTGCGGACGAACTGAGCGCACGTTAGAAAACGCAGTAGCGAAACTCGGTGATCGTTCAGATTATACTGTTGCTGATGTATCGGAAAAGGAAGATGTCAAGAAATTTCTGGATGTTGCTACTTCCAACTTCCAGAAGATTGACGGTGTGTTTGTCAATGCGGGTGGTCCGCCGCCAGGCGAGTTTTCTGACCTTTCGGACGAACAATGGCAATCATCATTTGATCTGACACTGATGAGTGCAGTTTGGCTAACCCGCTTTTCACTTCCACTCCTTGAAAAATCGGATTCACCTTCAATTCTCTATAGCACTTCAATCTCAGTGAAGCAACCCATAGACAATCTCCTTTTGTCGAATTCGATACGTTCAGCAGTAATTGGACTAATGCGAACTCTGGCTGACGAGATTGGTTCAGAAGGGGTGCGCGTCAATGCAGTTTGTCCAGGTTATATCTACACTCAACGTGTCGAAGAATTGCTTGAGGCAGACGAAGAGAGCTCCAAATCTGCCATTGAAGATAATATTCCAATTGGTCGAATTGGCACGCCTGAAGAATATGGAAGGGTTTGCGCTTTTCTCTTGAGTCCTGTAGCCGGCTATATCCACGGCGCTTCGCTATTGGTTGATGGCGGTCTTTATCGCGGCATGCTCTAATATGTACTAGAACAAAGATTCGAATTCGCTGCCATCAATCTTTCCTAGGCGTCTTAGAGCTGCCTGAGCGTATTTCCGAACGTGAGGGTCTTCATCATCCAAAAGCTGTTCTAAGCTGGCTGCTGCTGGTGGATATGGTGAAACGCCCATCGCCCAAGCTGCTACACGCCTGACTTCTGTATGTGGTGATGACAAGAATTCAGCTATAGATCTGAGGATTATCTCTGATCGTTTTTCTACAATCAAACGAATCATTCGAACCTGTTCTTCAGGTGAAGCTTCCTTCATGGCACCAATAAGTCCTTGAATAGCCTTTGGAGAGTCCATATCTCGCAAAGCGCGGACACTCCAATCCCTGACTGCCTCTGACTCGTCTTCAAGGGCGGCTAGTAGACAATCGATGGACTCTTCATTTCCTATTCTTCCAAGCGCCCATGCTGCTGATTTCCGCATATCTTCATTTGCGTCTCCAAGAATTGCACATAACGAGCCAACGGTTTTATCATCATCGGATTTGGTGAGGGCGTGGACCGCCTCTCTTCTAAGATCTGTCTTCTCATTTGCATCTCGTGCAATCTGCCGCAGAATCCTTCCGTATTCTTCAGGCTCCTCACTGGCTAGAATATGGGTTGCCCATTTCCTGACCTCAAACGGTTGGTTCTCATCTCTGACTAGTTCAAGGCAATCCGGTGTGAATTCATCACTCCGGGTTCTGTATACAGCTCGCAGTCCTGAAATCCTGATATCCGAGTTTTCATCATTTACTGCTTGACCTATGGCTTCACACATAAGGGGCTTATCAAGCAAATCACAGATACCAATGACTCGTTTTTTCAAATTCTCTTTTCCTGAGGCTTCGAATAATGAAGCCACCAACTCTCGGAATTCAGCAGGGTGCGCATTGATGTACTCTGCAATACCTTCGCGCAATTCTGGCCTATCGCTTTTCATAAGCTGCTGTTTCATAGTGTCCAATGCATATTCCCCTAGTATATCTCGAAAGCTGAAACGTTAGGTTTCTTCCACCCCTTCTTATCTGGCTGGTGTTCCAAAACAGCATAGTATGCAGCCATTTGCAGAGCTATACTGTTGGGAATGACTTGAGAAAGTGAGGTTGATAGACCCAATTCATCATCTGTTTTGAGGTGGTGCGCATGAATTCCAAGCGCATCTTTCAGCGCCTTCATGTACCGGGTCATATTGGTATCAGAATCGGAAATCACGATTGCGGAATCCCCGTCTTCGACTGCCAAGACATAATGATGTCGAAATTCTTCGGTGAGAATCGTGGATGCAAATGTAAGTGAATACTCGTTTACTTTACACATTCCAATTTGAGCAGCAACGTAGTTTGGTCCTTCCGATATGAGATACAATCGACTCTCTGGGCGAATAATCTGTGCTATCTTCTTTCCCTCTTCTTCAGCCCATGCAAGAATCTGTTCTCCTTTTGATTTGAGAATCTCAAGATCCTCAGCTAGATCTTCATGCTCGCCTTCAATGCTGTGTGCTACAATCAACAAGTACGCCATTGCAGTTGTAGTCGGTGAGGAGGGACTGATATCATGAGATGTAACGTGAGATTTCGTCACCCAGACAGTCTCAGCATGTTCTGCTGCACTTCCTTCCGGGTTATCAGTTAGAAGAATGGTGGAAGCACCCATCTCACCAGCTTTGCGAAGTGCATCTATAGTTGTGAGGCTTCGACCTGAAGCAGACACGGCAATCAATGCAGATGCATCGTCAAGAGACAATCGTTTGACTTCTGGTGGCGATACAACAAGTGCATTGATACCTTGGCTCAGGAATACCCATTTGCCATATTCTGCTGCGGCCAAGGAGTCTCCACATCCTGTGAGAACAACCGTTTCACTACCCGATATGATGGAAGCTGTTGAAGTATCTACATTATCGATGGTATCTCCAATCGCAGCTTTCTGTTTGGCAATCGCTTCGTAGCACGCATCCAGGAATTCTGTCAAACCTTTCACCTATTTAGAGCATATTTACATCCGGTGGTTGCCCACCAAGTTTTCTGATGAGTCCTATTATCAGGCCACGATGGTGAACTTCGTGCGTGGCTACATGTAATAATGCCTTAGCAACTGTAAAGTTGTTGGTTACACCATTCCAAATAATGGTCTCCACATTCTGTAAGTCAGTTTCTATCAGGTTCGAAAGATATTCCTCTGTCTTTTCTTCCCTCTCTTTAAACAAAACCCTCACATCAGTGACGGTTGTTACTTCCTCTGGATCATAAAGCCTCCTTCCTCTCCCTTTGAGGACTTCATCAATCCAGTACCCCTCATTATTCACAAGATGAACCACGATGTTCCTGATTGACGAATGCCCGACTCCTAAGTCTCTTGTGAAGTCACGCTCAGAAAGATTTCTTTCTATGGAGGATAAAAGTGGCTCTCTGCACTTGATATTATGTTCGAAAAGAAGCTTTATGCAGTCAATCATGGAACATCAATAATCACACGAGAACATCTTAACCTTGCCTTATCAGCAGAAATTGAATGTGGCGCCCCGGTCGGGAGTTGAACCCGAGTCCCGAGAGTGACAGTCTCGGATGCTATTCTGATACCTATAGATTGTTTCTATAGATATGGCCAGACTACACTACCGGGGCACTACTGAACCTGTCCATACTTGGACGAGTCAACGGGGCCACTTGCAGAGTTCTATTAAAGTTGTCGTTGTCAAACCGTCAGCATAATCCTTTTTTGTTGTCTACATAATACATTCTCTCAGTACATTGCCCCTCATTTGAGCAGCTGATATGCCAAATTAGCTTGTCTTAAGGAAAATCTTTTATTCATACATAATTCCCGTTCGGTGCTCAAGCAGGATTGCTTCCCACTCATGCATGGCCATATGCCGCATCAAAGACAAGATGATGGTGCACATCGTTATCTAGTCATTTGTGTTGCGCATGGTCTACTGCAATGCACGGGCTCGTGGCGCAGACAGGTAGCGCAATAGGCTTTTAACCTAGGGGTCGCGGGTTCAAAGCCTCTCTTGGTTTCCAAGAGATGTGAAACTCCCGCCGAGCCCGCCATCGTGCATGCGCAGTAGTATGAGTTGGTTGCGTTCTGATCGAGCTGAACAATCAACGGGGCGTCTATTGCTGGGAATGTACGAGCTCGGATTTTCTGGGTTCCATGCGAAGGGAAGCATGAGTCTGATTTCTGGCAGTAGTACCCCCGTCCATCTCGGAAAGGTGTCATAATATGGCTGCATTAGACGCAAAAGAACGTGGAAATTACTGGCCGGTTATTGAGGCTTTCTTCGATTACTATGGCCTGGTGGGTCAACATCTTGACTCGTTCAACAGGTTCGTCAACGAAGAGTTGCAGAAAGTGGTCGACGATATTGGGAAGAT
Protein-coding regions in this window:
- a CDS encoding DUF664 domain-containing protein; the protein is MIDCIKLLFEHNIKCREPLLSSIERNLSERDFTRDLGVGHSSIRNIVVHLVNNEGYWIDEVLKGRGRRLYDPEEVTTVTDVRVLFKEREEKTEEYLSNLIETDLQNVETIIWNGVTNNFTVAKALLHVATHEVHHRGLIIGLIRKLGGQPPDVNML
- a CDS encoding SDR family oxidoreductase, translated to MNLGLKDRNFVVAAASRGLGFGVAKALIEEGANVLICGRTERTLENAVAKLGDRSDYTVADVSEKEDVKKFLDVATSNFQKIDGVFVNAGGPPPGEFSDLSDEQWQSSFDLTLMSAVWLTRFSLPLLEKSDSPSILYSTSISVKQPIDNLLLSNSIRSAVIGLMRTLADEIGSEGVRVNAVCPGYIYTQRVEELLEADEESSKSAIEDNIPIGRIGTPEEYGRVCAFLLSPVAGYIHGASLLVDGGLYRGML
- a CDS encoding SIS domain-containing protein; protein product: MKGLTEFLDACYEAIAKQKAAIGDTIDNVDTSTASIISGSETVVLTGCGDSLAAAEYGKWVFLSQGINALVVSPPEVKRLSLDDASALIAVSASGRSLTTIDALRKAGEMGASTILLTDNPEGSAAEHAETVWVTKSHVTSHDISPSSPTTTAMAYLLIVAHSIEGEHEDLAEDLEILKSKGEQILAWAEEEGKKIAQIIRPESRLYLISEGPNYVAAQIGMCKVNEYSLTFASTILTEEFRHHYVLAVEDGDSAIVISDSDTNMTRYMKALKDALGIHAHHLKTDDELGLSTSLSQVIPNSIALQMAAYYAVLEHQPDKKGWKKPNVSAFEIY